GTGCTGACCTTTCTGCGCGAGGCCATGCAGGCCTCCCTTCACTCTGCGCCTGCCCCCTCTCTGCTCCCCACTCAGACCTGAATCTCTCTCTTCCGTGGGACTGAACGGTTACCCCTTCGCTTCAACACCCTCTCAGTGTCTACGAAAGACGCCTGATTGCCTGCTTCTGATCAACGCCCTCTAAAGCTCAACAAAAATCAACCATGAACTCCAAGCCTAACGCTTATTATTATAAATTGTCCTGGCAGATTTCTGGCGCAGGAGCGCGGAAATGCCGATGAAGCGAGAGGTGCTGATTACCGGGGCGAGCATCGCGGGGCCCGCCCTGGCCTGGTGGCTGAGCCGCTTTGGCATGACCGTCACGGTGGTGGAACGCGCGCCTGAGTTCCGCGATGGCGGGCAGAACATCGACGTGCGCGGCGCGGGCCGGACGGTCGTCCAGCGCATGGGGCTCGAAGACGCGATCGCCCAGCGGACAACGGGCGAAAAGGGAATCGCGTTCGTCGACGAAGCGAACCGGATCAAGGCCGAAATCAGCGCGGAGCAGTTCGGCGGCAATGGCCCCACCGCCGAGCTGGAGATCCTCCGCGGCGAGCTGGCGCGGCTCCTGATCGAACACAGCCGCAGGCAGGCCCGCTATGTCTTCGGGGACCGCATCCGCGGCATTGAAGACCAGGGTGACGCCGTCGAGGTCACGCTGGAGCACGGGGGCCCGCGCCGGTTCGACCTCGTCATCGCCGCCGAGGGAATCGGCTCATCGACGCGCTCGCTCGTGTTTGGCAATGCCGCCCGGCGCGTGCCGCTCGATCTCTACACGGCTTATTTCACGATTCCGCGGGGGGAGAATGACGGGACCACCGCCCGCTGGTTCAACGCCCCGGGGGGACTCAGCGTCTTCCTCCGCCCGGACAACACCGGCACCACGCGCGCCATCCTCTCGGTGCAACAGGAGCCGGCGGGGTACGAGGACCGGTCCCCCAGCGAGCAGAAGACATTCTTGAAGGCGAAGTTCGCCCGCGCCGGATGGGAGACGCCGCGCGTGCTCGCCGCGCTGGACGATGCCAAGGATTTCTACTTCGAGGCGCTCGGCCAGGTGAAGATGGACCATTGGTCCAAGGGCCGCGTCGCCCTGGTGGGCGACGCCGCCTATTGCGCCTCACCCATCAGTGGCATGGGCACGAGCCTGGCGCTCGTGGGCGCCTACGTCCTCGCGGGAGAGCTCTCACGCCACGAGGACCCTGCGCAGGCCTTCGCCGCCTACGAGCGGCTCATGCGTCCCTACGTCGAGCAGGCGCAGGACGTGCCCAAGCTGGGGCCGCGCATCGCTCAGCCACAGACCCGGGCTGGCATCGCCCTTCAGCAGGGCGCGCTGCACCTCGCCAGCAAACCGGGGATCAGCAGGCTTGCTGGCAAGCTGCTGTCTCCCCCCGCCGACAAGATCGAACTGCCGGACTATGGCGCTGGCATCACGCCAGGAGAGGCGGCTCAGTAATTGGGCTTGTTCGAGCTCCAGCAGACCTTGTACGCCGAGTGCCCGCAGAAGTTGTTCGCGTAGGCGCCGCAGTCGCCAAAGGCCACGGTCTGGACCGACCAGAGCCACTCGCTGGTGCTGCGGCACTTCCACGAACAGGTGCGCGCGCCATTCTCCCAGCCCGCACAGTTCGCGGTCCACTGAGCGCTGACGCCGTCCTGGGAGGGTGCGGCCTCCGCCTCGGGCATGGGTTCGGACGGCGCCGTCACGGTGGCTTCGGGCTCGGCCACCTGCGGCATGTCCTCGGGCGCGCCGCAGGCCGCCAAGAGGGCACCAGACACCAAGGGGATGATCCAGGTCTTCAGGTTCATGGCAATGCGCTCCTTTCAGGCAGACCGCCTGGAATCAGGGAATGCTCCAGCAGGCGCTGTAGGGTTCACGCCCGCAGTAGGCCACCGCGCGATCATGGCACTGGCCATAGGGGACATCCCCGTAGCCGTACCAGTGCCGGTAATCGTCCGCCGTGCACTTGAAGGTACAGTTCCGCGCCCCTTTGTCCCAGCCTTCACAGATGCCCTGCTCGGTCTCCTGGAGCGGAGGTTCAAACTCGCCCGGAACCTCATCGATGGATCCACCACACGCCGCGAGGAGACCACTGAACGCCATGCTGACAACGAGGCGCTTCAGGTTCATGAGAAGCACTCCCTAAGGAAGCGGCTGGCGTCACGCCAAGCACGAATAACATTTATCACCGCATTTCCAGCTTTACAAGCACACTGCGCGATTCCAGCTTAAACAGAGGCTCACCGGGCGTCACGTCCCGGCGACGGTCTCCAGTTCCTTGAGCGCGTCCTCCGGCAGCGTGCATCCGGCCGCGGCGAGGTTCTCCCTCAGGTGCGCGACCGACGAGGTGCCGGGAATCAGAAGGATGTTGGGCGAGCGGCGAAGCAGCCAGGCGAGCGCGACCTGCATGGGGGTGGCACCAAGACGCGCCGCGACGCCGGACAAGGTGGAGGACTGCAAGGGGGAGAATCCGCCGAGCGGGAAGAACGGCACGTAGGCGATGCCGTCGCGGGCCAGCGCGTCGATCAAGGCATCGTCGGCCCGGTGCACCAGGTTGTAGTGGTTCTGCACGCAGACGATGGGGGCGATCCTTCGCGCCTCCGCGACCTGCGTGGGGGTGACGTTGCTCAGACCAATGTGGCGCACCAGGCCCTTCTGCTGGAGCCCGGCGAGCACCGTGAGCGGCGCCTCGATCGAGCCCTCCGCGGGTCCGTGGGCGCTGAACATGAGGCGAAGGTTCACCACGTCGAGCGCCTCCAGCCCCAGGTTGCGCAGGTTGTCGTGGACCGCCTGGGTCAGCTCCTGGGGCGAGAAGGCCGGGAGCCACGCGCCATCCTCGCCCCGCCGGGCGCCGATCTTGGTGACGATGACGAGCTCGCGGGGATACGGCGCGAGCGCCTCGCGGATCAGCCGGTTCGTGACGTACGGACCGTAGTAATCGCTGGTGTCGATGTGGTTCACCCCCCTGGCGATCGCCTCGCGCAGCACGGCCAACGCCGCGCCAGGGTCCTTGGGCGGACCGAACACGCCAGGCCCCGCGAGCTGCATGGCGCCATAGCCGAGCCGCTTCACGGTGCGGCCTCCGAGGGTGAACGTGCCGGACAGGTCAATCTGGGACATGTGCTCTCCTTTGAAGAGGAGACACAGATAGCCGCGATCCGGGCCCATGAGAATTGGGTACAATCCGCACGGGCTGTGCGGAAGGGCGAACAGTGAAAGCCGACCTGGATGACCTGAAGGCCTTCGTCGCGGTGGCACGCGCCCGGGGGTTTCGTGAGGGCGCTCGCACCAGTGGCAGCAGTGCATCCGCGCTCAGCGAGGCGGTCCGCCGTCTGGAGGCGCAGCTGGGGGTCCGGCTGCTGAACCGGACAACGCGCAGTGTCGTCCTGACCGAAGCGGGACAGGGCTTGCTGGAGCGGCTCGGCCCCGCCCTGGCCGAGATGGAGGCCGCGCTCGACGTGGTGAACGGCTTTCGCGACAGGCCCGCGGGCTCGCTGCGCCTCAACGTCCCGGTCAGCGCGGCGCGGCTGGTGCTGCCCCGCATCGTTCCGCCGTTCCTCTCCGCCTACCCCGACATCCGGCTGGAGATCATCACCGACGACAACTTTGTCGACGTGATCGCCTCCGGGTTCGACGCAGGCATCCGCTACGACGAACGGCTGGAACAGGACATGATCGCGGTGCCCATTGGACCGCGCGTCCAGCGTTTCGCCACCGCCGCGTCCCCGGCTTACTTGGAGCGTCATGGCCGGCCGAAGCACCCCCGCGAGCTGCTGGGCCACGCCTGTCTGCGCGGCCGCTTCTCCAGCGGCGCGATGCCGCCGTGGGAGTACGAGCGCAACGGCGAGGTGGTTCGGGTTGATCCGGCGGGGCCGCTGATCGTGAGCGCGGGTGGGGCGAGCGACCTCTCCATCGACGCGGCGATCGCTGGCAGCGGCATCGTGTACCACTTCGAGGACTGGCTCCGGCCGCACCTGGACAGCGGCGCCCTCGAATCCATCCTCAAGCCCTGGTGGCAGAGCTTCCCAGGGCCCTTCCTCTATTACCCCGGGCGGCGCCTCGTACCGGCGCCGCTGCGGGCCTTCGTCGACTTCATCAAGGCATCGGCGGGACCCGCTTAACCTCTGCCCGCCTGCGTCGCCTTCCGGGGTGCCCCTGTCTGTCTTATGCGCACCGGCCTATGCTCCACCGGATGTCCACCGCCCGCCCCTCCCCACCCGTAGACCCCGTGTCCGCATTCGACCTGGCGCGCCTGGACGACGCCTTCTACGCCGATCCCTTTCCCCTCTACCGGGCGATGCGCGAGCGGGATCCGGTCCACCGGATGCCCGACGGCTCCCTCTTTCTCACCCGCTGGGCCGACCTCGACCGTGTCTACCGCGACACGCGCACCTTCTCCTCGGACAAGCGCGTCGAGTTCGGCGCGAAATACGGGGACACGCCCCTCTTCGAGCACCACACCACCTCCCTCGTCTTCAACGACCCGCCGCTGCACACGCGGGTGCGTCGGCTGATTGTGGGCGCGCTGACGCCGCGCGCGCTGGCGACGATGGAGCCTGGGTTGCGCGCCCTGGTGGACCGGCTGCTGGACGGGCTGGCCGCGAAGGGCGCCGCGGACCTGATCGAGGACTTCGCCGCCGCCATCCCCATCGAGGTGATCGGCAACCTGCTGGACATGCCGATGGAGGAGCGAGGGCCGCTGCGGGGCTGGTCGCTTGCAATCCTTGGCGCGCTCGAACCCCGTCTGACGGCCGAGCAGGAGGCCCGCGGAAACGAGGCGGTGACGGAGTTTCTGGACTACCTCCGCATCCTCGTCGTCCGGCGGCGGGCGCGGCCGGGGGACCCCGCGACGGACGTGCTGACACGGCTCATCCAGGGCGAATCCGACGGGGAGCGGCTGACCGAGACGGAGCTGCTGCACCAGTGCGTCTTCCTCCTGAACGCGGGACACGAGACGACGACGAACCTCATCGGCAACGCACTGGAGCTGCTGGCGCGCTTCCCGGACGAGCGCGCAAGGCTGTTGCGAGACCCGGCGCTGATGCCAGCGGCGGTGGAGGAAGTCCTGCGCTACGAATCTTCCAATCAGCTCGGCAACCGGCGGGTGGCGGAGGACACGGAGCTCGGCGGCGTGGCGGCGCCGGCCGGCACCTTCCTCACGCTCTGCATCGGCGCCGCCAACCGCGACCCCGCGCGCTTCGAGGACCCTGAGCGCTTCGACGTGGGGCGCCAGCCCAACCGGCACCTCGCCTTCGCGGGAGGGGCACATACGTGCGCGGGGATGAACCTCGCGCGGATGGAGGCACGGATCGCGCTGGCGGCGTTCCTCGCGCGCTTCCCGGCCTATGCGCTGACCGCGCCGCCAGTGCGGGCGCGGCGGGCGCGGTTTCGCGGGTTCACGGCGATGCCGGCGCGGCTGGGGTAGCGCTTCAGCGGCCGTGCGCGGGTGGCGGATTCCCTTTCAGCTCAGGTGGGGATCTTCCGCCGGGTAGTAGGAGCGTCCCTGCACCAGCGCCGCGTCCGCTTCCACCACTTTCGGCTGCTCCACGCACAGCACCGACTGCTCGATGCCCGTGGGATTGTCGTAGCGGTGGGTGAGCCCCTGGAGCCCGTGGAAGACCATGCCTTGCTGAGCCGGGCGGCCCTGCAAGAGCAAGCCACCGCCCAGCACCAACTGGCTCTGCGCCATGCGCGGATGCCGGGGCTCGGACACGAAGCCCCCGGGCCGGATGCGCAGCCGGCAGATGTTGTAGCGGGGCCCCTCGTAGATGCGGTCCACGTGGCCCGAGGGCGTCTCCTCCACGGGATAGGCGAAGTGCCCGTGGCGACGGTGGACCTGCACCGCGGGCACGGCCTGGCCCCCCGGGGCCTCAGGCCGGGTGACCCGCACCGTGGCCGCCCTCACCTGGGCATGTGGGGCATCCAGCGAGGGAGGCAACAGCACATAGCGGACAACGGCCTCCGCCACCGGCTCCAGCGACTCGAAGCGGCAGGATTCCAGCAGGAAGCGCAGCTCCCCCGCCAGCCGCCCGTAGTGGACCGTGTGAGACAGGTGCCCGTCCGTCGCGGCCCGCCGCGTGTCCAGAAACAGCGCCACCTCCAGGCTCCACCGCGCGGCCTCGCCTCCAGCCGACGCGGTGCCCAGGGCGCTCTGCACCGTGAAGTCCCTCAGCTCGATGACATCCAGCAGACGCCCTTGGCCGTCCGTCTCCACTGGCAGGCGCAGGGGTTCATTCATGAGGCGGGGCTCCTGGGAGGGCACGGGGACGAACCGTCAGCGTATGAAACTTCAAAGTCCCTGTCCCCGCCCGTGAGCGCCCCCCTGGGGGCCGGAGCCCGCCTTGACGCCTGGGCGAGCGCCGCATCTGCTGGGGTTCATGGATCCCTCGCCTTCCCTGGCGCCCTCCGATGCCACGGAGATCCGCCCCGCCAGCGCCCACGAACGGGTGGTCTTCCTCGACGTGCTGCGCGGCTTCGCCCTCTGCGGCGTCTTCATGTCGAACGTCTATATGCACTTCAGCGGGCGGTATCCGCCTCCCAAGGAGGGCGTGGCCCCCCTGCTGCCCTCGCCGGTGGATCCCGCCGTCCACGCCCTCTACGAGTTCATGCTCGCCGGCAAGGCGATGACCCTGTTCGCTTTCCTGTTTGGCCTGGGCTTCGCGCTGCAGATGGGCCGGGCCCAGGCGCGC
This genomic interval from Stigmatella aurantiaca contains the following:
- a CDS encoding FAD-dependent monooxygenase translates to MPMKREVLITGASIAGPALAWWLSRFGMTVTVVERAPEFRDGGQNIDVRGAGRTVVQRMGLEDAIAQRTTGEKGIAFVDEANRIKAEISAEQFGGNGPTAELEILRGELARLLIEHSRRQARYVFGDRIRGIEDQGDAVEVTLEHGGPRRFDLVIAAEGIGSSTRSLVFGNAARRVPLDLYTAYFTIPRGENDGTTARWFNAPGGLSVFLRPDNTGTTRAILSVQQEPAGYEDRSPSEQKTFLKAKFARAGWETPRVLAALDDAKDFYFEALGQVKMDHWSKGRVALVGDAAYCASPISGMGTSLALVGAYVLAGELSRHEDPAQAFAAYERLMRPYVEQAQDVPKLGPRIAQPQTRAGIALQQGALHLASKPGISRLAGKLLSPPADKIELPDYGAGITPGEAAQ
- a CDS encoding cytochrome P450, translating into MSAFDLARLDDAFYADPFPLYRAMRERDPVHRMPDGSLFLTRWADLDRVYRDTRTFSSDKRVEFGAKYGDTPLFEHHTTSLVFNDPPLHTRVRRLIVGALTPRALATMEPGLRALVDRLLDGLAAKGAADLIEDFAAAIPIEVIGNLLDMPMEERGPLRGWSLAILGALEPRLTAEQEARGNEAVTEFLDYLRILVVRRRARPGDPATDVLTRLIQGESDGERLTETELLHQCVFLLNAGHETTTNLIGNALELLARFPDERARLLRDPALMPAAVEEVLRYESSNQLGNRRVAEDTELGGVAAPAGTFLTLCIGAANRDPARFEDPERFDVGRQPNRHLAFAGGAHTCAGMNLARMEARIALAAFLARFPAYALTAPPVRARRARFRGFTAMPARLG
- a CDS encoding aldo/keto reductase family oxidoreductase translates to MSQIDLSGTFTLGGRTVKRLGYGAMQLAGPGVFGPPKDPGAALAVLREAIARGVNHIDTSDYYGPYVTNRLIREALAPYPRELVIVTKIGARRGEDGAWLPAFSPQELTQAVHDNLRNLGLEALDVVNLRLMFSAHGPAEGSIEAPLTVLAGLQQKGLVRHIGLSNVTPTQVAEARRIAPIVCVQNHYNLVHRADDALIDALARDGIAYVPFFPLGGFSPLQSSTLSGVAARLGATPMQVALAWLLRRSPNILLIPGTSSVAHLRENLAAAGCTLPEDALKELETVAGT
- a CDS encoding dihydroneopterin aldolase produces the protein MNEPLRLPVETDGQGRLLDVIELRDFTVQSALGTASAGGEAARWSLEVALFLDTRRAATDGHLSHTVHYGRLAGELRFLLESCRFESLEPVAEAVVRYVLLPPSLDAPHAQVRAATVRVTRPEAPGGQAVPAVQVHRRHGHFAYPVEETPSGHVDRIYEGPRYNICRLRIRPGGFVSEPRHPRMAQSQLVLGGGLLLQGRPAQQGMVFHGLQGLTHRYDNPTGIEQSVLCVEQPKVVEADAALVQGRSYYPAEDPHLS
- a CDS encoding LysR family transcriptional regulator, which produces MKADLDDLKAFVAVARARGFREGARTSGSSASALSEAVRRLEAQLGVRLLNRTTRSVVLTEAGQGLLERLGPALAEMEAALDVVNGFRDRPAGSLRLNVPVSAARLVLPRIVPPFLSAYPDIRLEIITDDNFVDVIASGFDAGIRYDERLEQDMIAVPIGPRVQRFATAASPAYLERHGRPKHPRELLGHACLRGRFSSGAMPPWEYERNGEVVRVDPAGPLIVSAGGASDLSIDAAIAGSGIVYHFEDWLRPHLDSGALESILKPWWQSFPGPFLYYPGRRLVPAPLRAFVDFIKASAGPA